From one Planococcus citri chromosome 3, ihPlaCitr1.1, whole genome shotgun sequence genomic stretch:
- the LOC135840522 gene encoding ephrin type-A receptor 4a-like, which produces MLILGNSDVPHLDFIGKGGFGNVHLGCFGGQTLAFKYASKLQENDEQLLNEVEIMQNLNHPHILKLIGKVIADDGSSLVAVIFEFMRYGDLWNMIRKPNYVLSQVILTRMCRDIASGMEYLAENGIVHRDLACRNCLVDSAFTIKIADFGLSGYADENGIYQQQGDLRAAARWMAPECIDLAFSEKSDVWAYGIVLWEIYSGGRRPYDDMHLSDANKFVQDGGTLEIENEDCPEHIKRISESCWRWDPEERPSFSQILRLFQPATSL; this is translated from the exons ATGCTAATTTTGGGAAATAGTGATGTACCGCATTTGGACTTTATTGGAAAAGGAGGTTTTGGAAATGTCCATCTTG GCTGCTTTGGAGGACAAACCCTGGCGTTTAAATACGCCTCAAAATTGCAGGAAAATGACGAGCAGCTTCTTAATGAAGTCGAAATAATGCAGAATTTGAACCATCctcacattttgaaattgatcggAAAAGTTATCG CTGATGATGGTTCCTCCCTTGTAGCGGTGATTTTTGAGTTCATGAGGTATGGGGATCTCTGGAACATGATTAGAAAACCTAACTATGTGCTCTCACAG GTAATTCTAACGCGAATGTGCCGGGATATTGCAAGTGGCATGGAGTACCTAGCGGAAAATGGAATCGTTCATCGAGATCTGGCGTGCAGAAATTGTCTCGTCGACAGCGCATTTACCATCAAAATTGCCGATTTTGGACTATCCGGATATGCTGACGAAAATGGAATTTATCAG caaCAAGGAGACCTGAGAGCAGCCGCGCGTTGGATGGCGCCAGAGTGTATTGATCTTGCATTTTCCGAAAAATCGGATGTGTGGGCTTATGGTATAGTTCTATGGGAAATTTACAGCGGAGGCAGGAGGCCATACGATGACATGCACTTGAGTGac GCTAACAAGTTTGTTCAAGATGGAGGTACTctagaaattgaaaacgaaGACTGCCCAGAGCACATCAAACGTATTTCGGAATCTTGCTGGAGATGGGATCCAGAGGAACGGCCGTCTTTTTCTCAAATCCTGCGTTTATTTCAACCAGCAACGAGCCTCTGA